Genomic DNA from Oncorhynchus nerka isolate Pitt River linkage group LG17, Oner_Uvic_2.0, whole genome shotgun sequence:
CATATTCCATTCCATCCTATTCCATTCCATCCTATTCCATTCCACCTTATTCCATTCCATCCTATTCCATTCCACCCTATTCCATTCCACTCCatcctattccattccattccactcCATCATATTCCATTCCATCCTATTCCATTCCACTCCatcctattccattccattccattccatcctaTTCCATCCTATTCCATTCCTTTCCATTCCATTTCATcctttccattccattccattccatcctattccattccatcctattccattccactccatcctattccattccatcctattccattccatcctattccattccatcctattccatcctattccattccaccctattccatacaatcctattccattccattccactccatcctattccattccattccatcctattccattccattccactccatcctattccattccattccatcctattccatcctattccattccattccactcCATCCTATTCCATTCCATCCTATTCCATTCCATTATATTCAATTTTATTCCTTTCTATTGGAACATGTAGATCAGAGGGTGCAGGTCCCAGCCTTCAACATCCGCAGTCTGCTGCCTGTACTCTTGGATGAATACTACCGTTATGATGGCTCGTTGACCACTCCCCCCTGCTATCCCAGCGTGCTTTGGACTGTGTTCAAAAACCCTGTCACCATCTCACTCAAACAGGTTAGTCCATCTCACTCAAACAGGTTAGTCCATCTAAAATCAGACCGGTTTAGTTTCACACTGGAGCCGGCCTATCTAGTCTCCTCCACTGAGGGTTTTAACATCAGGGTCAGAGTTACATCAAAAGCATCTTAATGCCCTTACTGAAGATTTCTGCTCGTAAAGGCCTTGGTTTGATGTCAGTCACGCTTGTTAATTTCCTTGACTATCCCTGCAACATATATGGATTTATAACTGTATCTGAAACCACAATAAACCAAATGTCTCTTAGTTACCCTTAGTTTctggccctgtctctgtctgaaaCATCGCTTTGTGACTGAGATGTTTTGTTTCGTTGTACCCTTAGTTTCTGGCCCTAGCAACGGCCATCTACTCCTCCCACCAACAGGAGTCGGCCCCAGTGGCCATGAACAGCAACTACAGGAAGCCACAGTACACGGACAACAGAGTTGTGCTCTGCTCTTTCCAGGGGGGTGAGTATGGTGCAACACTCCTACCACATtattaccacagtactaccacagtactactagAGTACTACCACAGTGCTACTACAGCACTACCACAGCCataccacagtactaccacagcactactacagtactaccacagccataccacagtactaccacagtactaccacagtactaccacagcactaccacagtactagaacagtactactacagtactatcaCAGTACTATCACAGTACTAGAACGGTACTACCACAGTGCTGGTACAGTACTACAACagcactaccacagtactaccacagTACTAGTACAATcacagtactactacagtactaccgcAGTACTAGTACAgtactaccacagtactaccacagtactagtacagtactactacagtactatcaCAGTACTATTACAGTACTAGAACGGTACTACCACCGTGCTGGTACAGTACTACAACagcactaccacagtactaccacagTACTAGTACAATCACAGTACTACCACAGTCCTACAGTACTACCACAGTACTAGTACAGTACTACCACAGTCCTACCACAGTACTAGTACAGTACTACCACAATACTACCACAGCACTAATACAATACTAGAACAGTACTACCAcagtactgctacagtactagaatattactactacagtacctccacagcactaccacagtactactaccgtactactactgtactaccacAGTGATACTATTGTACTACCACATTACCACTACAGTATGGGCTGGTTTccaggacacagattaagcctagtcctggactactAAGCATTCTCAATGGATTTAAGAATCTCTATTGAAAAGTATTTTTGGTCCAGggctaggcttaatctgtgtccgggaaactgGCCCAATGGGTTAGATCTATTATTGGAGCATGATGATGAATGGCAAAGCTTCTTTTTCTGCAGCACTTTAAAAAGCAACTTTAAAGGGGTTGGCTGGGGTCGACTGGGGTGGGCCCTGTGGCTGGGGGGCTAGAGACTGGGGTGGGCCCTGTGGCTGGGGGGCTTGAGATTGGGGTGGGCCCTATGGCTGGGGAACTTGAGATTGGGGTGGGGCCTGGGGCTGGGGGGCTTGAGATTGGGGTGGGCCCTGTGGCTGGGGGGCTAGAGATTGGGGTGGGCCCTGTGGCTGGGGGGCTTGAGATAGGGGTGGGACCTGGGGCTGGGGGTTGATTTCTGTGGGGTCGAGGGCTGTCAAGGTCATCTGGTATCAACTACCTATTGTTTTTGCTTTAATGGATGAACTGGGGTTGGTGGTAGATTTGGGAGGGATGAACTGGGGTTGGTGTTAGATTAGGGAGGTATGAACTGGGGTTGGTGGTAGATTAGGGAGGTATGAACTGGGGTTGGTGTTAGATTAGGGAGGTATGAACTGGGGTTGGTGTTAGATTAGGGAGGTATGAACTGGGGTTGGTGGTAGATTAGGGAGGTATGAACTGGGGTTGGTGTTAGATTAGGGAGGTATGAACTGGGGTTGGTGTTAGATTAGGGAGGTATGAACTGGGGTTGGTGCTGGATTAGGGAGGTATGAACTGGGGTTGGTGTTAGATTAGGGAGGTATGAACTGGGGTTGGTGTTAGATTAGGGAGGTATGAACTGGGGTTGGTGTTAGATTAGGGAGGTATGAACTGGGGTTGGTGCTGGATTAGGGAGGTATTAGGGAGAACTGGGGTTGGTGGTAGATTAGGGAGGTATGAACTGGGGTTGGTGTTAGGGATTAGGGGTTGGTGTTAGATTAGGGGGATGAACTGGGGTTGGTGTTAGATTAGGAGAGGGATGAACTAGGGTTGGTGTTAGATTAGGGAGGGATGAACTAGGGTTGGTGTTAGATTAGGGAGGGATGAACTGGGGTTGGTGTTAGATTAGGGAGGTATGAACTGGGGTTGGTGTTAGATTAGGGAGGTATGAACTGGGGTTGGTGTTAGATTAGGGAGGTATGAACTGGGGTTGGTGGTAGATTAGGGAGGTATGAACTGGGGTTGGTGTTAGATTAGGAGGTATGAACTGGGGTTGGTGTTAGATTAGGGAGGGATGAAACTTAGGGAGGTATGAACTGGGGTTGGTGCTGGATTAGGGAGGTATGAACTGGGGTTGGTGTTAGATTAGGGAGGTATGAACTAGGGTTGGTGTTAGATTAGGCTGGTATGAACTGGGGTTGGTGTTAGATTAGGGAGGGATGACCTGGGGTTGGTGGTAGATTTGGGAGGGATGACCTGGGGTTGGTGTTAGATTAGGGAGGTATGAACTGGGGTTGGTGTTAGATTAGGGAGGTATGAACTGGGGTTGGTGTTAGATTAGGGAGGTATGAACTGGGGTTGGTGTTAGATTAGGGAGGTATGAACTGGGGTTGGTGTTAGATTAGGGTGGTATGAACTGGGGTTGGTGTTAGATTAGGGAGGGATGCACTGGGGTTGGTGTTAGATTAGGGAGGGATGACCTGGGGTTGGTGTTAGATTAGGGTGGTTATGAACTGGGGTTGGTGTTAGATTAGGGAGGGATGAACTGGGGTTGGTGTTAGATTAGGGAGGGATGAACTGGGGTTGGTGTTAGATTAGGGAGGGATGAACTAGGGTTGGTGTTAGATTAGGGAGGGATGAACTAGGGTTGGTGTTAGATTAGGGAGGGATGAACTGGGGTTGCTGTTAGATTAGGGAGGGACAAACTAGGGTTGCTGTTAGATTAGGGAGGGACGAACTAGGGTTGCTGTTAGATTAGGGAGGGACGAACTAGGGTTGCTGTTAGATTAGGGAGGGACGAACTAGGGTTGCTGTTAGATTAGGGAGGGACGAACTAGGGTTGCTGTTAGATTAGGGAGGGACGAACTAGTGTTGCTGTTAGATTATGGAGGGACGAACTAGGGTTGCTGTTAGATTAGGGAGGGACGAACTAGGGTTGGTGTTAGATTAGGGAGGTATGAACTGGGGTTGGTGTTAGGTTAGGGAGGGATGAACTGGGGTTGGTGTTAGATTAGGGAGGGATGACCTGGGGTCGGTGTTAGATTAGGGAGGGATGAACTGGGGTTGGTGTTAGATTAGGGTGGTATGAACTGGGGTTGGTGTTAGATTAGGGAGGGATGAACTGGGGTTGGTGCTGGATTAGGGTGGTTATGAACTGGGGTTGGTGCTGGATTAGGGTGGTTATGAACTGGCGTTGGTGTTAGATTAGGGAGGGATTAACTGGGGTTGGTGTTAGATTAGGGAGGTATGAACTGGGGTTGGTGTTAGATTAGGGAGGGATGAACTGGGGTTGGTGTTAGATTAGGGTGGTATGAACTGGGTTTGGTGTTAGATTAGGGAGGGATGAACTGGGGTTGGTGCTGGATTAGGGTGGTTATGAACTGGGGTTGGTGCTGGATTAGGGTGGTTATGAACTGGCGTTGGTGTTAGATTAGGGAGGGATTAACTGGGGTTGGTGTTAGATTAGGGAGGGATGAACTGGGGTTGGTGTTAGATTAGGGAGGTATGAACTGGGGTTGGTGTTAGATTAGGGAGGGATGAACTGGGGTTGGTGTTAGATTAGGGAGGGATGACCTGGGGTTGGTGTTAGATTAGGGTGGTTATGAACTGGGGTTGGTGTTAGATTAGGGAGGGATGAACTGGGGTTGGTGTTAGATTAGGGAGGGATGAACTAGGGTTGCTGTTAGATTAGGGAGGGATGAACTGGGGTTGGTGTTAGATTAGGGAGGGATGAACTAGGGTTGGTGTTAGATTAGGGAGGGATGAACTAGGGTTGGTGTTAGATTAGGGAGGGATGAACTGGGGTTGCTGTTAGATTAGGGAGGGACGAACTAGGGTTGCTGTTAGATTAGGGAGGGACAAACTAGGGTTGCTGTTAGATTAGGGAGGGACGAACTAGGTTTGCTGTTAGATTAGGGAGGGACGAACTAGGGTTGCTGTTAGATTAGGGAGGGACGAACTAGTGTTGCTGTTAGATTATGGAGGGACGAACTAGGGTTGCTGTTAGATTAGGGAGGGACGAACTAGGGTTGCTGTTAGATTAGGGAGGGACGAACTAGGGTTGCTGTTAGATTAGGGAGGGACGAACTAGGGTTGCTGTTAGATTAGGGAGGGATGAACTAGGGTTGCTGTTAGATTAGGGAGGGATGAACTAGGGTTGCTGTTAGATTAGGGAGGGATGAACTGGGGTTGGTGTTAGATAAGGGAGGGATGAACTAGGGTTGCTGTTAGATTAGGGAGGGACGAACTAGGGTTGCTGTTAGATTAGGGAGGGACGAACTAGGGTTGCTGTTAGATAAGGGAGGGATGAACTAGGGTTGGTGTTAGATTAGGGAGGGATGAACTAGGGTTGGTGTTAGATTAGGGAGGTATGAACTGGGGTTGGTGTTAGATTAGGGAGGGACGAACTAGGGTTGCTGTTAGATTATGGAGGGACGAACTAGGGTTGCTGTTAGATAAGGGAGGGACGAACTAGGTTTGGTGTTAGATAAGGGAGGGACGAACTAGGTTTGGTGTTAGATAAGGGAGGGACGAACTAGGGTTGCTGTTAGATTAGGGAGGGACGAACTAGGGTTGCTGTTAGATTAGGGAGGGACGAACTAGGGTTGCTGTTAGATTAGGGAGGGACGAACTAGGGTTGCTGTTAGATTAGGGAGGGACGAACTAGGGTTGCTGTTAGATTAGGGAGGGACGAACTAGGGTTGCTGTTAGATTAGGGAGGGATGAACTAGGGTTGCTGTTAGATTAGGGAGGGATGAACTGGGGTTGGTGTTAGATAAGGGAGGGATGAACTAGGGTTGCTGTTAGATTAGGGAGGGACGAACTAGGGTTGCTGTTAGATTAGGGAGGGACGAACTAGGGTTGCTGTTAGATAAGGGAGGGATGAACTAGGGTTGGTGTTAGATTAGGGAGGGATGAACTAGGGTTGGTGTTAGATTAGGGAGGTATGAACTGGGGTTGGTGTTAGATTAGGGAGGGACGAACTAGGGTTGCTGTTAGATTATGGAGGGACGAACTAGGGTTGCTGTTAGATAAGGGAGGGACGAACTAGGGTTGGTGTTAGATAAGGGAGGGATGGGGTTGGTGTTAGATAGGGAGGGACGAACTAGGTTTGGTGTTAGATAAGGGAGGGACGAACTAGGGTTGCTGTTAGATTATGGAGGGACGAACTAGGGTTGCTGTTAGATAAGGGAGGGACGAACTAGGTTTGGTGTTAGATAAGGGAGGGACGAACTAGGTTTGGTGTTAGATAAGGGAGGGACGAACTAGGGTTGCTGTTAGATTAGGGAGGGATGAACTAGGGTTGGTGTTAGATTAGGGTCGGTGTGGGTGGATGAGATCTGTGGGGTAGAGACCAGGGCTGTCAAACTGTCTGTAGCTCGTCTGCTATCACCTGGTTATGGTTTCTGGGTGTCTGCTTGGTGCTTTACCGTAACTGTGCTTCTCTGTCCTCTTGGATGCTTTTCCTGATCCTTTATTATTCTCCACTTTATTCCTGACTTTCTCTCTGACGTGATCGTCATCAACGAGCTTTTAAAAGACGGGGCTTCATGTCTGTAGAAAGTAAACGCTTCAGAATGGGATGAAATGAGATCCCTTAGCTCATAAATGTAACTTGCCAGCCCTCTCTTCAGTGGCGGCTCACCACACACTATAGATCCACATACCATAATACAGTCTGTATGACATGCCATGCTCTGCTCTGTGGTCTTGACAGTATGACAGGAATCTGCATGTTGTTCTCATCTCCTCAAATTCACTTTCTATTTCCAAGGTCTGTGTACGCTTCTTTATAATAGCAGGACTCTCTTGTATGGCTCCTCTTTGGCATGGCAGTGCTGCATGTCCTCTTCCTCTCGCTTgcctggtggtgggggggggggggggcgtctgCCTTCAGAAGGGGAATCTGAATCTTACTTTCGATGTCTCCCAATTGGCCATGCCGATGCATGCACCAGGCCAACGCCACACCGTATAGGACATGTCCCTCTGGGACTTAAACTCTATTGTACTTGGCTCTGCATCTGATTCAGGCAGAGGACTACAGGGTGCTACTCAGACGGTCACCTCTCCGTTCCTGAGGAGGCAGGTCATCAACCAGCTGTTAGATGGAGACCTGGCAGATCTGGCAGACCAGGATGGGCTCAACCAGTTGTTAGATGGAGATCTGGCAGACCAGGATGGGCTTAACAAGCTGTTGCCCAAGAAGCCCAGAGCACCGGGCAAGAAGTGGAATGACCTCAAAAACTACCAGAAAGGCTGGACCCAGAGCCATATTGGGTCCAAGCACTACCAGAACACCGGGTCTCAGACCCAGAACAGCCTCCAGCAGCAGCGGTCGAAGCCCAATAAGGTGCCATCCGGGGGGGCAGGAGCTGCCAGATTAGTCCCATCTCCCTGGAAGAACCAACAGAACAGGCAACCTGTGTGGAAGTCAGGTCTGAGCGAGGACATGCTGTGTTACGTCTCCTTGGAGCAGGACGTGTCTCGCCAGCTGAGCAGAGGGAGATCCCCTACCCATACAGACACCGAGCTGGTCCAGGCTCTCAGAGAAACTCTGTTCCCAGAGCTCAACCTGCGCAGCTACCTGGGCTGTAAGTCTGACCTGGCTCTGTTCACCATCAGACAGCTCCTCCGGGGGAGATCAGCCACAGATGAGGCCCTGGAGCTGGACCAGGCCATTGTCAAGGCGTTGGGGGGGACAGGGCAGAGGGGCTCCACAGCACAGCAGCAGACCAAAACTCTCTCCAAGCACCAAACAGGCTTCGCTCCTGCCCCTGCTGCCGTGCCTAAGAAACCCAATCAGCCAATCCCATGGCTCCAGCCCATGGAGTGGGAGGACTAGAGTCCAGCCAGATGTGTAACCTTTAGACCCTGAATCATCAGCCTCACCCTCAGCTCAATCTACAGTCGCGAGTGAAAATTGACACAACCTTTGTGCTGTCATCAAAAAAAATGTTTCCTTAAAATCTAGTGATTTTTTTTCACCTATCgatctacacaacctactccacattttTGAAAGTGAAATAAAAATCATAGAAAATGTTCAAAATGACTAAGAAATACAAAATGAGGACGTATTGGTTGTGTATGTCTTCACACCCCATATTTGGTGGAGAAACATTTGGCAGAAATCACAGGTGTGAATAAATTTGAATATGATTCTACCAACCTTACACAACTGTTTGGGCAGCATGTCAAACCTCTAAGAatatattcacacccctttagtttttccacattttgttgtgttacagccggaaTTTAAAATGTATCACATTGATGTTTTGTTTtaccgatctacacacaataccacataacggcaaagtggaattttgtttttaATTATAATTTTTGTATCCCACATTTTTCAGTCAATATGTATTCAACCTcttttgttatggcctaaatcAGTTCAGGAGTAAAGATGTGCTTAACAAATTGCATCAtgtacagcaacaacctggggataAAGTTACAGGGATAAATGAGCCGGGGAtaattaggtgaccatgatggtcaGATtgtgaatttagccaggacaccggggttaacacccctactcataaaataagtgccatgggatctatagtgaccacagagagccaggacaccggggttaacacccctactcatacaataagtgccatgggatctatagtgaccacagagagccaggacaccctgtttaacgtcccatccaaaagacagcaccctacacagggcaatcaCTTCCCAGGGGAATTGGGATATTtcttttttagaccagaggaaagagtgcctcctactggccctcctaCACCacatccagcagcatctggtctcccatccagggactgaccaggaccaaccctgcttagcttcaagaAGCAAgactgcagggtggtatgctgctggcaaaagAGGGTcgaaattgcatggactcactctgtgttcaataatagtggttaacatgatatttgaatgactaccgcatgaagctggatgagagaatgccaagagtgtgcaaagctgtcatcaaggcaaagggtggctactttgaagaatctaaaattatTCTTagtcttatttcatagttttgttgtcttcactattattctacaatgtagaaaatagtcaaactaaAGAAAATCCCATGaatgaggtgtgtccaaacttttgactggtactgtatatactagctggtgtcagaggaaggcccaaaaaattgtcaaagacgccggttacccaagtcatagactaccGCACATCAAGCGGTGCCAGAGTACCAAGTCTAGGACAgagggttactggtacagagtcaatgtggaggctatatacagggggtaccggtacagagtcaatgtggaggctatatacagggggtaccggtacagagtcaatgtggaggctatatacagggggtaccggtacagagtgaatgtggaggctatatacagggggtactggtacagagtcaatgtggaggctatatacagggggtaccggtacagagtcaatgtggaggctatatacagggagtaccggtacagagtcaatgtggaggctatatacagggggtactggtacagagtcaatgtggaggctatatacagggagtactggtacagagtcaatgtggagactatatacagggggtactggtacagagtcaatgtggaggctatatacagggagtaccggtacagagtcaatgtggaggctatatacagggtattacggtacagagtcaatgtggaggctatatacagggggtaccggtacagagtgaatgtggagactatatacaggggtaccggtacagagtcagagtATACAATGTGGAgagtcaatgtaggctatatacagggggtaccggtacagagtcaatgtggaggctatatacagggtgtaccggtacagagtcaatgtggaggctatatacagggggtaccagtacagagtcaatgtggaggctatatacagggggtaccggtacagagtgaatgtggagactatatacagggggtaccagtacagagtcaatgtggaggctatatacaggaagtaccggtacagagtcaatgtggaggctatatacatggggtaccggtacagagtcaatgtggaggctatatacagggagtaccagtacagagtcaatgtggaggctatatacagggggtaccagtacagagttagtgtggaggatatatacagggagtaccggtacagagtcaatgtggaggctatatacagggggtaccggtacagagtcaatgtggaggctatatactgggggtaccggtacagagtcaatgtgcgggggcaccggttagtcgaggtaatatgtaatATGTACATGGAGGTCGAGTTAAAGTGACTTTGCAACAAGGCAGTTAAGTAATACAgctaaaaatgtggcaaagaaattaactttttgtcctgaatacaaagggttatgtttggggcaaatccagcacatcactgagtaccactcttcatctTTTCGagatggtggtggctgcatcatgttatgggtatgcttgtcatcagcaaggactagagCTTTTCTTAGGATAAAAATAAAGGGAATATAgctataagcacaggcaaaatcctagagtaaaacctggttcagtctgctttccaatagacactgggagacaaatacacctttcagcaagacaacaACCTAGAAATCAAGGCAAAATCTACATtggttgcttaccaagaaaacattgaatgttcctgagtgacctagttacagttttgatttaaatcggcttgaaaatctatggcaagacttgaaaatggctgtctatcaATGAtcaccaaccaacttgacagagcttgaatatttttttaaagaataatgtgcaaatattgtacaatccaggtgtgcaaagctcatacggacttacccagaaagactcacagctgtaatcactcttagagacttacacggaaagactcacagctgtaatcactcttagagacttacctagaaagactcacagctcttagagacttacccagaaacactcacagctgtaatcactcttagagactacccagaaagactcacagctgtaatcactcttagagacttacccagaaagactcacagcgacttacccagaaagactcacagctgtaatcactcttagagacttagccagaaagactcacagctgtaatcactcttagagacttacctagaaagactcacagctcttagagacttacccagaaagactcacagctgtaatcactcttagagacttacccagaaagactcacagctgtaatcactcttagagacttatccagaaagactcacagctgtaatcactcttagagtcttacccagaaagactcacagctgtaatcactattagagacttacccagaaagactcacagctgtaatcactcttagagacttacccagaaagactcacagctgtaatcactcttagagacttacccagaaagactcacagctgtaatcactcttagagacttacccagacttgtaatcactcttagagacttacccagaaagactcacagctgtaatcactcttagagacttacccagaaagactcacagctgtaatcactcttagagacttacccataaagacctacagctgtaatcactattagagacttacccagaaagactcacagctgtaatcactcttagagacttacccagaaagactcacagctgtaatcactattagagacttacccagaaagactcacagctgtaatcactcttagagacttacccagaaagactcacagctgtaatcactattagagacttacccagaaagactcacagctgtaatcactcttagagacttacccagaaagactcacagctgtaatcactcttagagacttacccagaaagactcacagctgtaatcactcttagagacttacccacagCTGTAAAgacctcacagctgtaatcactcttagagacttacccagaaagactcacagctgtaatcactcttagagacttacccagaaagactcacagctgtaatcactcttagagacttacccagaaagactcacagctgtaatcactcttagagacttacccagaaagactcacagctgtaatcactcttagaaagactcacagctgtaatcactcttagagacttacctaga
This window encodes:
- the ca12 gene encoding carbonic anhydrase 12 produces the protein MGCQILCYLGPDGEHHWSKHYPFCGGTFQSPIDIQTQLLRFDPTLRPIELQNYNLSANEQLTLGNNGHSIQLSLPRRMYLSSLPHRYTAAQLHFHWGSEHLPVGSEHTVNGRQFAAEMHMVLFNSDKYPNISVAADKSDGLAVLGVLIEVGEFNPAFAQFLKYINGIKYRDQRVQVPAFNIRSLLPVLLDEYYRYDGSLTTPPCYPSVLWTVFKNPVTISLKQFLALATAIYSSHQQESAPVAMNSNYRKPQYTDNRVVLCSFQGGRGLQGATQTVTSPFLRRQVINQLLDGDLADLADQDGLNQLLDGDLADQDGLNKLLPKKPRAPGKKWNDLKNYQKGWTQSHIGSKHYQNTGSQTQNSLQQQRSKPNKVPSGGAGAARLVPSPWKNQQNRQPVWKSGLSEDMLCYVSLEQDVSRQLSRGRSPTHTDTELVQALRETLFPELNLRSYLGCKSDLALFTIRQLLRGRSATDEALELDQAIVKALGGTGQRGSTAQQQTKTLSKHQTGFAPAPAAVPKKPNQPIPWLQPMEWED